GCGAGGGCCACTTCCCGGGCAACGCGGACGACGACACCGTGACCGGCCGCAAAGCGGGCTACGGGGCCGACCCCGGCAACACGCCTCCCGGCTCGGCGGTCGAGGCGGCGAGCGGCTCCGAGGACGCCGGCACGGAGAGCGACGAAGCACCCAGCGGTCGCGTGCAGGGCGGGTAGTGCACACACAGTAGAGGACTCATGCCAGGACAGGCCCTCTCGCGACTATTGGATCGCCTCCCCTTCGGGAGGAATGTCATCGACGGAGTCCCCGTCGCTCCACCCCAGCACCTGCCGCACCGCGAACCCACCCGGGTCTTCCAGGGGTTCGACCCGCTGCCACCGGCGGACGGTCCGCGCCAGCTCGGGACGGGCGACACGCTGCTGGTGCACCACCCCCAGCCGCGCCCGACCCGCGACCACCTTCTCCGGGTGATGACGTACAACATCCTCCTGGGTGGAACGCACCGGCAGTTGCTGGAGCGCTACTTCATCGAGCTGGAGACGAGCGGCCGGATGCCGGACGTCATCGCTCTCCAGGAGGCCAGCCAGCCCACCGCCATGGAGCTCGCGCGCGACTACGGCTTCCACGTCGCCTACCACGGCCGCGACATCGGCGGCCCCGTGGTGAACGGCAAGGCCATCCTCAGCCGCCACCCCATCCTCGAGGCCGCGCACTACACCTACGCCTTCCCCGAGGAGGCACGCGCGGCGGCCATCGCCCGCCAGGGCTTCGTGGGCGAGCTGGACGAGGACCGGGGCGCCCTCTTCACGCTGCTCCAGGTGTTCGGCCAGACGGTGGCCCTCTACTGCGTGCACCACACCCTGGGCGACAGCGGCATCAACGCCGGCCAGCTCTGGCAGCTCCAGGCCGTCCTCCACTCCCGCGACGGCGTGCCCTCCATCGCCCTGGGCGACTTCAACGCCAACATCAACGTCAAACACCACTACTCGCTGCTGCCCAACCCCCTGCGCAAGCACGAACCCACCGAGACGGTGAAGGACTACGAGTCCCGCTACGGCGACGTGCACCCCAGCGTGGGCGACTGGGGCGTGGGCAACATCGCCGACGTGCGCGTGCGCCGCGCCCTCCACGCGCTCGAGCACGAGCTGCCGGATCCGCTCCACCGCGCCCGCGAGCGGCGCGTGCGGCTGCCGGACGGCACCTTGCTGAGTCCGGAGGAGGCCCGCGAGATGCTCGTGGCCGGCAAGGTGCCCAAGGGCTCCCCGCAGTGGCTGCGGCTCCAGGACGTGGCGGACCTGTCCACCCTCAACGCCCTGCCCGACGGCACGGGCGTACCCCCCGCCACCGGCAAGCGCTTCGACACCTTCTTCGCCTCCCGCCAGCTCGAGCCCTTGCTGCTGGAGGTGGACCACTCCACCGAGGCCTCCGACCACCTGCCCTCCTTCGCCGACTTCCAGCTGCGCGACACCCGCCACTGAGTCCGCCCTGGTGGGGACGGCGGCTTCCTGCTGAAGTCGCCCCTCCCCCTTCAGGAGGAGAATCCCGCCGTGGTCCGACTCTTCGTCCCGCTCCCGGAGCCCACCCCCTCCGAGGTGACGCTCACCGGCGAGCGGCGTCACTACCTCGTCCACGTCCTGCGGCTCGGCGAGGGCGCCTCGCTCGAGGTCTTCGACGGCGCGGGCCGCTCCTGCCAGGCGCGCGTGGCCTCGGTGGACGCGGACGCGGTGCGCCTGGAGCTCGGCGAGGCCCGGCACGCTCCACCCCGGCGCCAGGTGCACATCCTCCAAGGGCTCCCCAAGGGCGACAAGCTGGAGTGGGTGCTGCAGAAGGGCACCGAGCTGGGCGCCACCGCCTTCCACCCCGTGGCCGCCGCGCGCAGCGTGGTCAAGCTCGAGCCCAAACGCGCCGAGGAGCGCACCGCCCGGTGGGCGAAGATCGTCGAGGAGGCCGCCCGCCAGTGCCGGCGCGATGACGTGCCCGTCGTCCACCCCCCTCGCCCGATGGTGGAGGCGGCACGCGCGCTCGCCCCGGGCACCACCCTGCTGGTGCTCGACGAGGAGGAGTCCGCCGTCCCCCTGGGCGAGGCCTTCCGGAGCAGCGCCCCCGGCTCCCCCGTCGCCCTCGTGGTGGGCCCCGAGGGCGGACTGGCCCGCGAGGAAGTCCAGGCACTCCGGGCGCTCGGTGGACGTCCCGTCACCCTGGGCCGGCTCAT
This is a stretch of genomic DNA from Archangium violaceum. It encodes these proteins:
- a CDS encoding endonuclease/exonuclease/phosphatase family protein encodes the protein MPGQALSRLLDRLPFGRNVIDGVPVAPPQHLPHREPTRVFQGFDPLPPADGPRQLGTGDTLLVHHPQPRPTRDHLLRVMTYNILLGGTHRQLLERYFIELETSGRMPDVIALQEASQPTAMELARDYGFHVAYHGRDIGGPVVNGKAILSRHPILEAAHYTYAFPEEARAAAIARQGFVGELDEDRGALFTLLQVFGQTVALYCVHHTLGDSGINAGQLWQLQAVLHSRDGVPSIALGDFNANINVKHHYSLLPNPLRKHEPTETVKDYESRYGDVHPSVGDWGVGNIADVRVRRALHALEHELPDPLHRARERRVRLPDGTLLSPEEAREMLVAGKVPKGSPQWLRLQDVADLSTLNALPDGTGVPPATGKRFDTFFASRQLEPLLLEVDHSTEASDHLPSFADFQLRDTRH
- a CDS encoding 16S rRNA (uracil(1498)-N(3))-methyltransferase, whose protein sequence is MVRLFVPLPEPTPSEVTLTGERRHYLVHVLRLGEGASLEVFDGAGRSCQARVASVDADAVRLELGEARHAPPRRQVHILQGLPKGDKLEWVLQKGTELGATAFHPVAAARSVVKLEPKRAEERTARWAKIVEEAARQCRRDDVPVVHPPRPMVEAARALAPGTTLLVLDEEESAVPLGEAFRSSAPGSPVALVVGPEGGLAREEVQALRALGGRPVTLGRLILRTETAALAALAVMAHLDGELG